Proteins encoded in a region of the Streptococcus sanguinis genome:
- the infA gene encoding translation initiation factor IF-1 — MAKDDVIEVEGKVVDTMPNAMFTVELENGHQILATVSGKIRKNYIRILAGDRVTVEMSPYDLTRGRITYRFK, encoded by the coding sequence GTGGCAAAAGACGATGTGATTGAGGTTGAAGGCAAGGTAGTTGATACAATGCCTAATGCAATGTTTACGGTTGAACTTGAAAATGGACATCAGATTTTAGCAACAGTTTCTGGTAAAATTCGTAAAAACTATATTCGTATTTTAGCGGGAGACCGTGTGACTGTAGAAATGAGTCCTTATGATTTGACACGTGGA
- a CDS encoding adenylate kinase: protein MNLLIMGLPGAGKGTQAAKIVERFNVAHISTGDMFRAAIANQTEMGVLAKSYIDKGELVPDQVTNGIVKERLSQDDIKQTGFLLDGYPRTIEQANALDKTLAELGIELEGVINIEVNPDCLLERLSGRIIHRQTGETFHKVFNPPADYKEEDYYQREDDKPETVKRRLDVNIAQGQPIIDHYRSKGLVHDIQGNQDIDDVFSDIEKVLTNLK from the coding sequence ATGAATCTTTTGATTATGGGCTTACCAGGTGCTGGTAAAGGAACTCAAGCTGCTAAAATCGTTGAGCGCTTCAATGTTGCACATATTTCAACTGGAGATATGTTCCGTGCGGCGATTGCTAACCAAACAGAGATGGGCGTCTTAGCCAAGTCCTATATTGACAAGGGCGAGTTGGTGCCAGACCAAGTGACAAACGGTATTGTCAAAGAGCGTTTGAGTCAAGACGATATTAAGCAAACAGGCTTCCTCTTGGATGGCTATCCACGCACGATTGAGCAAGCAAATGCCTTGGACAAAACATTGGCTGAACTTGGTATCGAACTTGAAGGTGTAATCAATATCGAAGTGAACCCAGACTGTCTCTTGGAGCGTTTGAGCGGTCGGATTATCCATCGTCAAACAGGCGAAACCTTCCACAAGGTCTTCAATCCGCCAGCAGACTATAAGGAAGAGGATTATTACCAGCGCGAAGATGACAAGCCTGAGACGGTTAAACGTCGTTTGGATGTCAATATCGCTCAGGGTCAGCCAATCATTGATCACTATCGCAGCAAAGGTTTGGTCCATGATATTCAAGGAAATCAAGATATTGATGATGTCTTCTCAGACATTGAAAAAGTGCTGACAAATTTGAAATAA
- the secY gene encoding preprotein translocase subunit SecY, with product MFFKLLKDAFKIKQVRSKILFTIFIILVFRIGTTITVPGINAKALSNLNDLPFLNMLSLVSGNAMRNFSVFALGVSPYITASIVVQLLQMDLLPKFVEWGKQGEVGRRKLNQATRYIALVLAFVQAIGITAGFGALSRVNLITNPNVQTYVLIYIFLATGSMIVTWLGEQITDKGYGNGVSMIIFAGIVSAIPDMIKGIYEDYFVNIPSDRLTSSFIFVGILIVAVLLIIYFTTFVQQAEYKIPIQYTKVAKGAPSSSYLPLKVNPAGVIPVIFASSITAAPAAIFQVASAMGYDADWIKTAQSLLATTTISGMFMYAFLIVLFTFFYTFVQINPEKTAENLQKSGAYIPGVRPGKGTEDYMSKLLRRLATVGALFLGVISILPIVAKDVFGLTDAVALGGTSLLIIISTGIEGMKQLEGYLLKRKYVGFMDTSE from the coding sequence ATGTTTTTCAAACTATTAAAAGACGCATTTAAAATCAAACAGGTACGGTCTAAGATTCTATTCACGATTTTTATCATCTTAGTTTTCCGTATCGGTACAACCATAACGGTTCCAGGGATTAATGCCAAAGCTTTGAGCAACTTGAATGATTTGCCATTCTTGAATATGCTGAGCTTGGTTTCTGGTAACGCCATGCGCAACTTCTCAGTCTTTGCTCTGGGAGTCAGTCCATACATCACAGCATCTATCGTTGTTCAGTTGCTGCAAATGGACTTGCTTCCAAAGTTTGTAGAGTGGGGAAAGCAAGGTGAGGTAGGACGCAGAAAGCTGAATCAAGCGACTCGTTATATCGCCCTGGTTTTGGCCTTTGTGCAGGCAATTGGGATTACCGCTGGTTTTGGTGCTCTCTCAAGAGTAAATCTTATAACAAACCCGAATGTGCAGACCTATGTTTTGATTTACATTTTTCTAGCAACTGGTTCTATGATTGTGACTTGGCTGGGAGAGCAGATTACGGATAAGGGTTACGGTAACGGTGTTTCCATGATTATCTTTGCCGGTATCGTCTCAGCTATCCCTGATATGATTAAAGGTATCTATGAAGATTACTTTGTCAATATCCCTAGTGATCGTTTGACTTCATCCTTCATTTTTGTAGGGATTCTGATTGTGGCAGTCCTGCTTATCATTTACTTTACAACCTTTGTACAGCAGGCTGAATATAAAATTCCAATTCAGTATACGAAAGTAGCTAAGGGTGCACCTTCTAGCTCCTATCTTCCGCTGAAAGTCAATCCAGCTGGAGTTATTCCTGTAATCTTCGCTAGCTCTATTACAGCTGCACCGGCAGCGATTTTCCAAGTTGCCAGTGCCATGGGTTATGATGCAGATTGGATTAAGACAGCTCAGTCACTTTTGGCAACAACGACCATTAGTGGTATGTTCATGTACGCCTTCCTGATTGTCCTCTTTACATTCTTCTATACTTTTGTACAGATTAATCCAGAGAAGACAGCAGAGAATCTGCAAAAGAGCGGAGCTTACATCCCAGGTGTTCGTCCTGGTAAAGGAACAGAAGACTACATGTCTAAACTGCTGCGCCGTTTGGCAACAGTTGGCGCTCTCTTCCTAGGTGTCATTTCCATTCTGCCTATTGTAGCTAAAGATGTATTTGGATTGACAGATGCCGTTGCTCTTGGAGGAACCAGTCTCTTGATCATCATTTCAACTGGTATTGAGGGGATGAAGCAGCTAGAGGGCTACCTGCTGAAGAGAAAGTATGTCGGCTTTATGGATACTTCAGAGTAA
- the rplO gene encoding 50S ribosomal protein L15, whose protein sequence is MKLHELQPAAGSRKVRNRVGRGTSSGNGKTSGRGQKGQKARSGGGVRLGFEGGQTPLFRRLPKRGFLNINRKEYAIVNLDQLNAFEDGAEVTPVVLIEAGIVKAEKSGIKILGNGELTKKLTVKAAKFSKSAEEAITAKGGSVEVI, encoded by the coding sequence ATGAAACTTCATGAATTACAACCTGCTGCAGGTTCTCGTAAAGTCCGCAATCGTGTTGGTCGTGGTACATCATCTGGTAATGGTAAAACATCTGGCCGTGGTCAAAAAGGTCAAAAAGCTCGTAGCGGTGGCGGCGTTCGCCTTGGTTTTGAAGGTGGACAAACTCCGTTGTTCCGTCGTCTTCCAAAACGTGGTTTCCTGAACATCAACCGCAAAGAATATGCGATTGTTAACCTTGACCAACTGAACGCCTTTGAAGATGGCGCTGAAGTAACACCAGTTGTTCTCATCGAAGCAGGTATTGTAAAAGCTGAAAAATCAGGAATCAAGATTCTTGGTAACGGAGAATTGACAAAGAAATTGACTGTTAAGGCAGCTAAATTCTCTAAATCAGCTGAAGAAGCTATCACTGCTAAAGGTGGTTCAGTGGAAGTCATCTAA
- the rpmD gene encoding 50S ribosomal protein L30: protein MAQIKITLTKSPIGRIPSQRKTVVALGLGKLNSSVIKEDNPAVRGMITAVSHLVTVEEVK, encoded by the coding sequence ATGGCTCAAATTAAAATTACTTTGACTAAGTCTCCAATCGGACGCATCCCGTCACAACGTAAAACTGTTGTAGCACTTGGACTTGGCAAATTGAACAGCTCAGTTATCAAAGAAGATAATCCAGCAGTACGCGGTATGATTACTGCAGTATCACACTTGGTAACTGTTGAAGAAGTTAAATAA
- the rpsE gene encoding 30S ribosomal protein S5, with protein MAFKDNAVELEERLVAINRVTKVVKGGRRLRFAALVVVGDRNGRVGFGTGKAQEVPEAIRKAVEDAKKNLIEVPMVGTTIPHEVLSEFGGAKVLLKPAVEGSGVAAGGAVRAVIELAGVADVTSKSLGSNTPINIVRATVEGLKQLKRAEEVAALRGISVSDLA; from the coding sequence ATGGCATTTAAAGACAACGCAGTTGAACTTGAAGAACGTTTAGTTGCCATCAACCGTGTTACAAAAGTTGTTAAAGGTGGACGTCGTCTTCGCTTTGCAGCTCTTGTAGTTGTTGGTGATCGCAATGGTCGTGTTGGCTTCGGTACTGGTAAAGCTCAAGAAGTACCAGAAGCAATCCGCAAGGCAGTTGAAGATGCGAAGAAGAATTTGATTGAAGTACCAATGGTTGGCACAACAATTCCTCACGAAGTTCTTTCAGAATTTGGCGGAGCGAAAGTATTGCTTAAGCCAGCTGTTGAGGGTTCTGGAGTTGCTGCTGGTGGTGCGGTTCGTGCCGTCATCGAGTTGGCAGGTGTAGCAGATGTTACATCTAAATCTCTTGGCTCTAACACTCCAATCAACATCGTTCGCGCAACTGTTGAAGGTTTGAAACAATTAAAACGCGCTGAAGAAGTTGCTGCCCTTCGTGGTATTTCAGTTTCTGACTTGGCATAA
- the rplR gene encoding 50S ribosomal protein L18: MITKPDKNKIRQKRHRRVRGKLSGTADRPRLNVFRSNTGIYAQVIDDVAGVTLASASTLDKEVSKGTKTEQAVVVGKLVAERAVAKGISEVVFDRGGYLYHGRVKALADAARENGLKF, encoded by the coding sequence GTGATTACGAAACCAGATAAAAATAAAATCCGCCAAAAACGCCACCGTCGCGTTCGCGGAAAACTCTCTGGAACTGCTGATCGCCCACGTTTGAACGTATTCCGTTCTAATACAGGCATCTACGCTCAAGTGATTGATGACGTAGCGGGTGTAACGCTCGCAAGCGCTTCAACTCTTGACAAAGAAGTTTCAAAAGGAACTAAAACAGAACAAGCCGTTGTTGTTGGTAAGCTCGTTGCTGAACGTGCAGTTGCTAAAGGTATTTCTGAAGTCGTCTTCGACCGCGGTGGATATCTCTATCACGGACGTGTAAAAGCTTTGGCTGATGCAGCTCGTGAAAACGGATTGAAATTCTAA
- the rplF gene encoding 50S ribosomal protein L6, which produces MSRIGNKVIVLPAGVELSNKDNVVTVKGPKGELTREFSKDIEIRVEGTEVTLHRPNDSKEMKTIHGTTRALLNNMVVGVSEGFKKELEMRGVGYRAQLQGKKLVLSVGKSHPDEVEAPEGITFELPNPTTIVISGISKEVVGQTAAYVRSLRAPEPYKGKGIRYVGEFVRRKEGKTGK; this is translated from the coding sequence ATGTCACGTATTGGTAATAAAGTTATTGTGTTGCCTGCTGGTGTTGAACTTAGCAACAAAGACAACGTTGTAACTGTAAAAGGACCTAAAGGAGAACTGACTCGTGAGTTCTCAAAAGATATTGAAATCCGTGTGGAAGGGACTGAAGTTACTCTTCACCGTCCAAACGATTCAAAAGAAATGAAAACAATCCACGGAACTACTCGTGCCCTTTTGAACAACATGGTTGTTGGTGTATCAGAAGGATTCAAGAAAGAACTTGAAATGCGTGGGGTTGGTTACCGTGCTCAACTTCAAGGCAAAAAGCTTGTACTTTCAGTTGGTAAATCTCATCCAGACGAAGTAGAAGCACCAGAAGGCATCACTTTTGAACTTCCAAACCCAACGACCATCGTTATCAGCGGAATTTCAAAAGAAGTAGTTGGACAAACAGCAGCTTACGTACGTAGCCTGCGTGCTCCAGAGCCATACAAAGGTAAAGGTATCCGCTACGTTGGTGAATTCGTTCGCCGTAAAGAAGGTAAAACTGGTAAATAA
- the rpsH gene encoding 30S ribosomal protein S8: MVMTDPIADFLTRIRNANQANHEVLEVPASNIKKGIAEILKREGFVKNVEIIEDDKQGIIRVFLKYGQNGEKVITGLKRVSKPGLRVYKKREDLPKVLNGLGIAILSTSEGLLTDKEARQKNVGGEVIAYVW, encoded by the coding sequence ATGGTTATGACTGACCCAATTGCAGACTTTCTGACACGTATCCGTAATGCTAACCAAGCAAATCACGAAGTGCTTGAAGTGCCGGCATCAAACATCAAAAAAGGGATTGCTGAAATCCTGAAGCGTGAAGGTTTTGTAAAAAACGTTGAAATCATCGAAGATGACAAACAAGGCATCATCCGTGTATTCCTTAAATACGGACAAAATGGTGAAAAAGTTATCACTGGTTTGAAACGCGTTTCAAAACCAGGTCTGCGTGTTTACAAGAAACGCGAAGATCTTCCAAAAGTTCTGAACGGACTTGGAATTGCTATCCTTTCAACATCTGAAGGCTTGCTGACTGATAAAGAAGCACGCCAAAAGAATGTTGGTGGTGAGGTTATCGCTTACGTTTGGTAA
- the rpsN gene encoding 30S ribosomal protein S14: protein MAKKSMVAREAKRQKIVDRYAEKRAALKAAGDYEGLSKLPRNASPTRLHNRCKVTGRPHSVYRKFGLSRIAFRELAHKGQIPGVTKASW, encoded by the coding sequence ATGGCTAAAAAATCAATGGTAGCTAGAGAGGCTAAACGCCAAAAAATTGTTGACCGTTATGCTGAAAAACGTGCTGCATTAAAGGCGGCAGGGGACTATGAAGGTTTATCTAAATTACCTCGCAACGCTTCACCGACTCGTTTACATAATCGTTGTAAAGTTACTGGGCGCCCCCATTCAGTTTACCGCAAATTTGGCCTGAGTCGTATCGCTTTTCGCGAACTTGCTCATAAAGGTCAAATCCCTGGTGTAACAAAAGCATCTTGGTAA
- the rplE gene encoding 50S ribosomal protein L5 has product MANRLKEKYLKEVVPALTEKFNYSSVMAVPKVDKIVLNMGVGDAVSNAKNLEKAAEELALISGQKPLITKAKKSIAGFRLREGVAIGAKVTLRGERMYEFLDKLVSVSLPRVRDFHGVPTKSFDGRGNYTLGVKEQLIFPEINFDDVDKTRGLDIVIVTTANTDEESRELLTGLGMPFAK; this is encoded by the coding sequence ATGGCAAATCGTTTAAAAGAAAAATATCTTAAAGAAGTAGTTCCTGCTTTGACTGAAAAGTTCAACTACTCATCTGTTATGGCTGTGCCAAAAGTGGATAAAATCGTTTTGAACATGGGTGTCGGTGACGCTGTATCAAACGCTAAAAACCTTGAAAAAGCTGCTGAAGAATTGGCTCTTATCTCAGGTCAAAAACCACTTATCACTAAAGCTAAAAAATCAATCGCCGGCTTCCGTCTTCGTGAAGGTGTAGCGATCGGTGCTAAAGTAACCCTTCGTGGCGAACGTATGTATGAATTCTTGGATAAATTAGTTTCAGTTTCTCTTCCACGTGTTCGTGACTTCCACGGTGTTCCAACAAAATCATTTGATGGACGCGGAAACTACACACTTGGTGTGAAAGAACAATTGATCTTCCCAGAAATCAACTTTGATGACGTTGATAAGACTCGTGGTCTTGACATCGTTATCGTAACAACTGCTAACACTGACGAAGAGTCACGCGAATTGCTTACAGGCCTTGGAATGCCGTTTGCAAAATAA
- the rplX gene encoding 50S ribosomal protein L24: MFVKKGDKVRVIAGKDKGVEALVVTALPKVNKVVVEGVNIVKKHQKPNNENPQGAIVEKEAPIHVSNVQVLDKNGVAGRVGYKFVDGKKVRYNKKSGEVLD, from the coding sequence ATGTTTGTAAAAAAAGGCGACAAAGTTCGCGTAATTGCTGGTAAAGACAAGGGTGTTGAAGCACTTGTTGTTACAGCTCTTCCAAAAGTAAACAAAGTTGTTGTTGAAGGTGTAAACATCGTTAAGAAACACCAAAAGCCAAATAACGAAAACCCTCAAGGTGCTATCGTGGAAAAAGAAGCGCCAATCCATGTGTCAAACGTTCAAGTACTTGACAAGAATGGTGTTGCAGGACGTGTTGGCTACAAGTTTGTAGACGGCAAAAAAGTTCGTTACAATAAAAAATCAGGCGAAGTGCTTGACTAA
- the rplN gene encoding 50S ribosomal protein L14, whose translation MIQTETRLKVADNSGAREILTIKVLGGSGRKFANIGDVIVASVKQATPGGAVKKGDVVKAVIVRTKSGARRKDGSYIKFDENAAVIIREDKTPRGTRIFGPVARELRDGGFMKIVSLAPEVL comes from the coding sequence ATGATTCAAACAGAAACTCGTTTGAAAGTTGCCGACAACAGCGGCGCTCGCGAAATCTTGACAATCAAAGTTCTTGGTGGCTCAGGACGTAAGTTCGCTAACATCGGTGATGTAATCGTTGCGTCTGTAAAACAAGCTACTCCTGGTGGTGCGGTTAAGAAAGGTGACGTTGTAAAAGCTGTTATCGTTCGTACTAAATCAGGTGCTCGTCGTAAAGATGGTTCATACATCAAATTTGACGAAAACGCTGCAGTCATCATCCGTGAAGACAAAACTCCTCGCGGAACTCGTATCTTCGGCCCAGTTGCTCGTGAATTGCGTGACGGCGGCTTCATGAAGATCGTATCATTGGCTCCAGAAGTACTTTAA
- the rpsQ gene encoding 30S ribosomal protein S17, with the protein MERNNRKVLVGRVVSDKMDKTITVVVETKRNHPVYGKRINYSKKYKAHDENNVAKEGDIVRIMETRPLSATKRFRLVEVVEEAVII; encoded by the coding sequence ATGGAACGCAATAATCGTAAAGTTCTTGTCGGACGCGTTGTTTCTGACAAAATGGACAAAACAATCACAGTTGTAGTTGAAACTAAACGTAACCACCCAGTCTATGGTAAACGTATTAACTACTCTAAGAAGTACAAAGCACATGACGAAAACAATGTTGCCAAAGAAGGCGATATCGTTCGTATCATGGAAACTCGTCCGCTTTCAGCTACAAAACGCTTCCGTCTTGTAGAAGTCGTTGAAGAAGCGGTTATCATCTAA
- the rpmC gene encoding 50S ribosomal protein L29: MKLNEVKEFVKELRGLSQEELAKRENELKKELFDLRFQAAAGQLEQTARLKEVKKQIARIKTVQSEVK, encoded by the coding sequence ATGAAACTTAATGAAGTAAAAGAATTTGTTAAAGAACTTCGTGGTCTTTCTCAAGAAGAACTCGCGAAGCGTGAAAATGAATTGAAGAAAGAATTGTTTGATCTTCGTTTCCAAGCAGCTGCTGGCCAATTGGAGCAGACAGCTCGCCTGAAAGAAGTGAAAAAACAAATCGCTCGTATCAAAACTGTTCAATCAGAAGTTAAATAA
- the rplP gene encoding 50S ribosomal protein L16 — protein sequence MLVPKRVKHRREFRGKMRGEAKGGKEVAFGEYGLQATTSHWITNRQIEAARIAMTRYMKRGGKVWIKIFPHKSYTAKAIGVRMGSGKGAPEGWVAPVKRGKVMFEVAGVSEEIAREALRLASHKLPVKCKFVKREAE from the coding sequence ATGTTAGTACCTAAACGTGTTAAACACCGTCGCGAATTCCGTGGAAAAATGCGCGGTGAAGCTAAAGGCGGAAAAGAAGTAGCATTTGGAGAATACGGTCTTCAAGCAACTACTAGCCACTGGATCACTAACCGCCAAATCGAAGCTGCCCGTATCGCTATGACTCGTTACATGAAGCGTGGTGGTAAAGTTTGGATTAAAATCTTCCCACACAAATCATACACTGCAAAAGCTATCGGTGTACGGATGGGATCTGGTAAAGGTGCTCCAGAAGGTTGGGTTGCACCAGTTAAGCGTGGCAAAGTAATGTTTGAAGTTGCTGGCGTTTCAGAAGAAATCGCTCGCGAAGCGCTTCGCCTTGCAAGCCACAAACTTCCAGTTAAATGTAAATTCGTAAAACGTGAAGCAGAATAA
- the rpsC gene encoding 30S ribosomal protein S3, whose translation MGQKVHPIGMRVGIIRDWDAKWYAEKEYADYLHEDLAIRKFVQKELADAAISTIEIERAVNKVNVSLHTAKPGMVIGKGGANVDALRAKLNKLTGKQVHINIIEIKRPDLDAHLVGEGIARQLEQRVAFRRAQKQAIQRTMRAGAKGIKTQVSGRLNGADIARSEGYSEGTVPLHTLRADIDYAWEEADTTYGKLGVKVWIYRGEVLPARKNTKGGK comes from the coding sequence GTGGGTCAAAAAGTACATCCAATTGGTATGCGTGTCGGCATCATCCGTGATTGGGATGCCAAATGGTATGCTGAAAAAGAATACGCGGATTACCTTCATGAAGATCTTGCAATCCGTAAATTCGTTCAAAAAGAATTGGCTGACGCAGCGATTTCAACTATTGAAATTGAACGCGCAGTAAACAAAGTAAACGTTTCTCTTCACACTGCTAAGCCAGGTATGGTTATCGGTAAAGGTGGAGCAAATGTTGATGCACTCCGTGCAAAACTCAACAAATTGACTGGAAAACAAGTCCACATCAACATCATCGAAATCAAGCGTCCTGACTTGGATGCGCATCTGGTTGGTGAAGGAATTGCTCGCCAGCTTGAGCAGCGTGTTGCTTTCCGTCGTGCTCAAAAACAAGCTATCCAACGTACAATGCGTGCAGGAGCTAAAGGAATCAAAACTCAAGTATCAGGTCGTTTGAACGGTGCAGATATTGCCCGCAGCGAAGGTTACTCTGAGGGAACTGTTCCGCTTCACACTCTTCGTGCGGATATCGATTACGCTTGGGAAGAAGCTGATACTACTTACGGTAAACTGGGTGTTAAAGTCTGGATCTACCGTGGAGAAGTCCTTCCAGCTCGTAAAAACACTAAAGGAGGTAAATAA
- the rplV gene encoding 50S ribosomal protein L22: MAEITSAKAMARTVRVSPRKSRLVLDNIRGKNVADAIAILKFTPNKAAGIIEKVLNSAIANAENNFGLEKANLVVSEAFANEGPTMKRFRPRAKGSASPINKRTSHITVVVAEK; the protein is encoded by the coding sequence ATGGCAGAAATTACTTCAGCTAAAGCAATGGCTCGTACAGTGCGTGTTTCACCTCGTAAATCTCGTCTGGTTCTTGACAATATTCGTGGTAAAAACGTCGCTGACGCAATCGCAATCTTGAAATTCACTCCAAACAAAGCTGCTGGCATTATCGAAAAAGTGTTGAACTCTGCAATCGCTAATGCTGAAAACAACTTTGGTTTGGAAAAAGCAAACTTGGTAGTATCTGAAGCTTTCGCAAACGAAGGACCAACTATGAAACGTTTCCGTCCGCGCGCTAAAGGTTCAGCTTCACCAATCAACAAACGCACAAGCCACATCACTGTGGTCGTTGCAGAAAAATAA
- the rpsS gene encoding 30S ribosomal protein S19, with protein MGRSLKKGPFVDEHLMKKVEAQANDEKKKVIKTWSRRSTIFPSFIGYTIAVYDGRKHVPVYIQEDMVGHKLGEFAPTRTYKGHAADDKKTRRK; from the coding sequence ATGGGACGCAGTCTTAAAAAAGGACCTTTCGTCGATGAGCATCTGATGAAGAAAGTTGAAGCTCAAGCTAACGACGAAAAGAAAAAAGTCATCAAAACTTGGTCACGTCGTTCAACGATCTTCCCAAGTTTCATTGGTTACACAATCGCAGTTTATGACGGACGTAAACACGTACCTGTTTACATCCAGGAAGACATGGTAGGTCACAAGCTTGGTGAATTTGCGCCAACTCGTACTTACAAGGGTCACGCTGCAGACGACAAGAAAACACGTAGAAAATAA
- the rplB gene encoding 50S ribosomal protein L2, which translates to MGIRVYKPTTNGRRNMTSLDFAEITTSTPEKSLLVSLKSKAGRNNNGRITVRHQGGGHKRHYRLIDFKRNKDAVEAVVKTIEYDPNRSANIALVHYTDGVKAYIIAPKGLEVGQRIVSGPEADIKVGNALPLANIPVGTLVHNIELKPGRGGELVRAAGASAQVLGQEGKYTLIRLQSGEVRMILGTCRATVGVVGNEQHGLVNLGKAGRSRWKGIRPTVRGSVMNPNDHPHGGGEGKAPVGRKAPSTPWGKPALGLKTRNKKAKSDKLIVRRRNEK; encoded by the coding sequence GTGGGAATTCGTGTTTATAAACCAACAACAAACGGTCGCCGTAATATGACTTCTTTGGATTTCGCTGAAATCACTACCAGCACTCCAGAAAAATCTTTGCTTGTTTCTTTAAAGAGCAAGGCTGGTCGTAACAACAACGGTCGTATCACTGTTCGTCACCAAGGTGGCGGCCACAAGCGTCACTACCGTTTGATTGACTTCAAGCGTAACAAAGACGCTGTTGAAGCAGTTGTAAAAACAATCGAGTATGATCCAAATCGTTCAGCAAACATCGCTTTGGTTCATTACACTGACGGTGTGAAAGCTTATATCATCGCTCCTAAAGGTCTTGAAGTTGGTCAACGCATTGTTTCAGGTCCTGAGGCAGATATCAAAGTCGGAAACGCTCTTCCGCTTGCTAACATCCCGGTTGGTACTTTGGTGCACAACATTGAATTGAAGCCAGGCCGCGGTGGAGAATTAGTTCGTGCTGCTGGAGCTTCTGCTCAAGTATTGGGTCAAGAAGGCAAGTACACTCTTATTCGTCTTCAATCAGGCGAAGTTCGTATGATTCTTGGTACTTGCCGCGCTACAGTTGGTGTTGTCGGAAACGAACAACATGGACTTGTAAACCTTGGTAAAGCAGGACGTAGCCGTTGGAAAGGTATCCGCCCAACAGTTCGCGGTTCTGTAATGAACCCTAACGATCACCCACACGGTGGTGGTGAAGGTAAAGCACCAGTTGGTCGTAAAGCGCCATCTACTCCATGGGGCAAACCTGCTCTTGGACTTAAAACTCGTAACAAAAAAGCGAAATCTGACAAACTTATCGTTCGTCGTCGCAACGAGAAATAA
- a CDS encoding 50S ribosomal protein L23, which yields MNLYDVIKKPVITEGSMAQYEAGKYVFEVDTRAHKLLIKQAVEAAFEGVKVASVNTINVKPKAKRVGRYTGFTNKTKKAIITLTADSKAIELFGAEEE from the coding sequence ATGAATTTGTACGACGTAATCAAAAAACCTGTTATCACTGAAGGCTCAATGGCTCAGTACGAAGCAGGCAAATACGTATTTGAAGTGGACACTCGCGCTCACAAGCTCTTGATCAAGCAAGCGGTTGAAGCTGCTTTTGAAGGAGTTAAAGTTGCTAGCGTTAACACTATCAATGTAAAACCAAAAGCAAAACGCGTTGGACGCTACACTGGTTTTACAAACAAAACTAAAAAAGCTATCATAACACTGACAGCTGATTCAAAAGCAATCGAGTTGTTCGGTGCAGAAGAAGAATAA